In Treponema primitia ZAS-2, a genomic segment contains:
- the amrS gene encoding AmmeMemoRadiSam system radical SAM enzyme codes for MRKTLFFSLKTDSGDRVLECRLCPRHCVLSPGSFGQCRVRQNINGQGDLPYYGFITAMAEDPIEKKPLYHFRPGSSILSLGFAGCNLRCPFCQNWHISQGTDAPGRRLSPTEILSRARKGGFTQIAYTYSEPLIHIEFLLDCMTLCREEGIANILVSNGCINTEAAAEILPLTDAANIDLKCFSEETYAKVLGGKLRTVLEFIKTAYSSGIHLEVTTLIIPGLNDGAEETRLCAEFLSGFSREIPWHLSAYHPDYQWNAPPTNPVSLAEIAHMGREYLSFVYTGNIWGEHNDTVCQHCGAVLINRQGYRVDSGGLVLRDVESGKQYYCAQCGKAAPVRY; via the coding sequence TTGAGGAAAACCCTTTTCTTTTCCCTAAAAACCGACAGCGGGGATAGGGTCCTGGAATGCCGGCTCTGTCCCCGGCATTGCGTCCTCTCTCCGGGTTCCTTCGGCCAATGCAGGGTCAGGCAAAACATCAACGGCCAGGGCGACCTCCCCTATTACGGTTTCATCACTGCCATGGCTGAGGACCCGATTGAGAAAAAACCCCTCTACCATTTCAGGCCCGGCTCTTCTATCCTGTCCCTGGGCTTTGCAGGCTGCAACCTCCGCTGTCCATTCTGCCAGAACTGGCACATTTCCCAGGGTACGGATGCCCCGGGCCGCCGCCTTTCCCCTACAGAAATACTGTCCCGGGCCCGGAAGGGGGGCTTTACCCAGATAGCATACACCTATTCCGAGCCTCTTATACACATTGAATTCCTCCTGGACTGCATGACCCTCTGCCGGGAAGAAGGTATCGCCAATATCCTGGTCAGTAACGGCTGTATCAATACCGAAGCGGCCGCAGAAATACTGCCCCTCACGGATGCCGCCAACATAGACCTGAAATGTTTTTCCGAAGAAACCTACGCAAAGGTACTAGGTGGAAAACTTAGGACGGTCCTGGAATTTATAAAAACCGCTTACAGCTCAGGCATCCACCTGGAGGTGACAACCCTTATCATCCCGGGCCTGAATGACGGCGCCGAAGAAACCCGGCTCTGCGCGGAATTCCTCTCCGGCTTTTCCCGTGAAATACCCTGGCACCTTTCTGCCTACCACCCTGACTATCAATGGAACGCTCCTCCCACTAACCCTGTCTCCCTGGCAGAAATTGCCCATATGGGCCGGGAATATCTTTCCTTTGTGTATACCGGCAATATATGGGGTGAACACAACGATACTGTCTGCCAACACTGCGGCGCAGTACTGATAAATCGTCAAGGCTACAGGGTAGACAGTGGAGGGCTGGTATTGAGGGATGTCGAAAGCGGAAAGCAGTACTACTGCGCTCAATGCGGTAAAGCCGCACCGGTACGGTACTGA